Sequence from the Pyrobaculum neutrophilum V24Sta genome:
TCTGCATCCTCGTGAACACCTTCTCCACCTGTCTCAGGTCCAGCTTCGTGGGCTTCTGGAAGGCCGACCTCACATCTCTATACGTGACCGCGTTGAAGCGCACTCTGTAGATCTCCGCCCTCCTATTGACGAGTTTTACGACGAGGGCTGCCTCGTACGCGATGGCCTCCCCCTCCACGTCGGCGTCGAGGGCGAGGTACACCCGCTCCGCCTTCTTCGCCAGCGACCTCAGGGCTTTTACGTAGTTGGCGGTCTCGGGGCGGAAGACGAGGACTGGGGTGGCTCTAAACAGCTCCTCGGGCGGGATCCACGTCCACACGTTCTCCCTGGCGGTGAAGTCGTAGTCCATGATGTGGCCGCTTAGGCCGAGCGCCGCGGCTTCTCTGCCGAGGTAGGTGAAGGAATAGAACGGCACGCCGTAAAGCCTCCCTGACTTGTAGGACCCCCCCAGGTATCTGGCTATGGCCTGGGCGACGGATCTCTTCTCTGCTACGATTAGGTCCACATGTTTTGGCGGTTCGGCCGTATATAAGCAGTTGCAAGAAACCTTTATATAGCGGGGAGTGGGGTTGGGCGATGGCCGTAGACGACAAAGAACAGGACAAGCCGCTGAGGAGGCCGCCTCCGCCGCGCCAGCCGCCGGTGCAGCCTATTCCGCCTCAGCCCCCGCCTCCGCCGCCGCAGTATCAGCAGCCTATCCCCCCGCCTCCTCCTCCGCCCGGCGCGTATCCCATCCCGCCGCCTACCGTGAGAACTCAGAGGACGGCCCCTCCGCCGCCACCGCCCCAGCCCTCGCAGCCGGCTTCTCAGCCTGAGACCGTTGCTAGGAGGGGGGTCAAGGCGGAGAAGACGCAGCCGTTGCCTCTCGTGGGCATCATCATCGCGGTTGTCGCAGCGCTTATGGGCGTGATAACCACGGTGTTCTCGGTCTTCAACGAGGCGCTTAGCATCCCCCTCCTGGCGGCGGCGGTGGCCGGCACCAACATAGCCATGATCATAATAGCCATGGCGATATGGAGGCTCTTGGGCAGGAAGTAGGCTAGCCGCCCCCTAGAAAGCGCTCCACCTCGCCGAGGACTTCCTCGACGCTGTTTACCACAAGGGAGCCCTGCAACACATCTGCGAGGGCGCCCCAGAGCTCCGGCTCTGCATACCTCCTATCTAGGAATATCAACACCCCCCGGTCTTTTGGGCTTCTGAATAGCCTGCCCATGGCTTGCCTTACGGCCACCACCGCCTGGTATAGATAGACGGCGCCCCACGCCTTTTCTCCCAGCCTAGGCTTCAGCATTTCCACCCGCCTCTCTAGATACGGCGTTGGCTCGGGATAGGGGACCCCCACCACGACGACCGTAGATAGGAGGTTTCGGCCGTCTCTTACGTACTCCACGCCTTCTGTGTATCTCCCCCTTGCCACAGCCCCGATGAAGAACTTGTCGGGTAGGTCTCCCAAGCCCGCCTCGCCCCCCTCGTACCAGTGGGGTATCGATATGCGTAGGTACTTCTTCACCCCCTTCAGCACCTCGTAGGAGGGGAAAACCGCCAACACGCCGCCCGGCGATATGTTGATGGCGTGTGCAAGCCTCCGCGCGATCTCCACATACATCTCCTCGCCACGCTCGCCGTATCTCGTCGTAACGCCTATATCCACCACCGCGAGGTAGTTCTGCCGCGGGATGTACTCCCCAAAGGGGATGTCGACGTAGCGGTATTTGGCCTCCCCAAGAGCCTCCGCGAAGAGCTCCACTGGGAGCGTCCCGCTTAGGTAGACAACGCTTTTTACGCCCCTCAGAGCGTTTTTCACCAACGTAGCCGGATCCAGCGGTTGCAGGACCAGCCTCCTGCCCCCCTCGCCGTCTTTCACCTCCCCGAAGTATCTAACGCCGCTCCTAAGCGCCTCCCTCAGCTCCTTCAGCAGGAGGAGGGGGGTGTAGGGGTTGAGCCTCCTCTCGGCCTTCCTCCTCGATATTTCCAAGATAGCGGCGTCTAGCTCGAGATCTCCCACCAAGCCGAGGACGTCGCCGACTTCGATGACGCCGGACGTCCTCCTGATGAAGGTCAAAACGCCATATATCTTGGCGGCCTCCTCCAGAAAGCCGAACTTCTTGGCCTCTCTGTAGGCGGCTCTCACCTCAGACTCCGGGATCTCGACTGCGTGTAGATGCGCCACCGCCTCAAACAGGGAGTGGGCCTCGTCGACTATGACGGCTTTGTTCCACAGGGCGGGGCGCTCCCGCCCAAATACGTAGTAGTACGTCGATATGACCAAGCTGGCGCGCGCAAGCCTCTCTTTAGCGTATTCATACGGGCAACTCCCAGCTGCGCAGAGGAATCTGACGTAGGCGTCCACGCTCTTGAGGGGGGTCTCCACGTCGCGTGGGGGGTAGTAGGCGCATCTCCCGGAGCTCCTCAGGAGGTTGCACTCGGCGAGGAACTCCAGGTAGCTCAGTCTCCTGAGCTGGGGGTAGCAACACATGTCTTGTCTGCTCTTGATGACTGCATAGTCTACGCCGAAGCCCCGCTGTATTATCCTCGACAGCTCTCTCACCGGCGGCTCGAGCTCGGACCGGGTCCTCACGACGTAGTGGACGGCGCCGCCGCCCTCGGCTATGTACTTCACGGCGGCGCTTAAGACGGCCGCGGTTTTGCCGAGGCCGGTGGGGGCGTTGATCAGCAGTACCCCCCCAGCGGTAAGCGTTTCGTAAACCCTCTCGAAGATCTCCCGTTGCCGTGGTCTAAACTCGCCGTAGGGAAAGGGCTCCACACTTTAAAACCAGCCGCAACATCAATATTAATGTTTTACACGGCGTCGCCTGAGGATGTAGTCTCGGGGAAGACCACGGACATCTACTTCCTGAGGACGGTGGAGGTTTTAAAAAACGCGGGTCTCACAGACGTCAAAGTGAGAGCCGAGTTCCACCTCTCCTCCCTCCCCAAGGACTACAGGTGGGGTCTTTTCACGGGGCTTAAGGAGGTGCTCGAGCTGCTGAGGGGCAGGAGGGTCACCGTCTACGCCATGCCGGAGGGGACAGCATTCTACGAGAACGAGCCGGTTATGGTCATAGAGGGGCCATACCTCGAATTCGCCGTGTTGGAGACGGCCATCCTGGGCATACTTAGGCACTACTCCAGCATTTCCACAAAGGCGGCTCGGGTGAAAAAGGCCGCTGGGGGCAAGACCTGCCTCTTCTTTGGGGCAAGGGCGTTGCACCCCGCGGTGCAGCCTATGGCGGATAGGGCTGCCTATATAGGCGGCTGCGACGGCGTGGCCACGGTGAAAGGCGCCGAGATGCTCGGCGTAAAGCCCTCGGGCACCATGCCCCACGCCCTAATGATAATCTTCCGCGCCGCCATGGGCGACCACACGCTGGCCTGGCTGTGGTTCGACAGGTCGGTGCCCCCGGACGTGCCCCGGATCGTGCTGGCGGACACCTTCCTCGACGAGAGGGAGGAGGCGCTTCTGGCGGCCAGGATGTTAGGCCCTAGGCTACACGGGGTTAGGCTCGACACGCCGGGTAGCAGACGGGGAAATATGAGGAGGATAGTGGAGGAGGTGAGGTGGGCCCTCGATCTGCACGGGTATAGAGACGTCAAGATATACGTCAGCGGAGGGCTAGACGAGCCTCAGGTGGCTGCGCTACGCGATGTGGTGGACGGCTTCGGCGTGGGGACAGCCATCGCCTTCCCGCCCTCGATAGACCTCTCCATGGACATAGTGGAGGTGGAGGTGGGGGGGAGGTGGGTCCCCATAACCAAGAGGGGGAAGCTCCCCGGCTTTAAACAGGTGTACAAATGCGGTAGCCGGCGCGCGGTTGCCAAATGGGGGGAGCCGGCGCCGTGCGGCGAGCCGCTACTGCAGAAGTGGATCGAGGAGGGGGCCCTGGTGAAGACGCCTCCCAGCGACTCCGAAATCAGGGAGTACGTCCTAAGGCAACTGGCCGAGCTTGAGTAGCTACCTCCTCTCCACCGGCTTTAGGAGGAGGCTGTAGGTCGCCTCCCCCGTGTATACCTTGGAGTAGAGGTTGAGGAGGCGCCTCCCCAGTAGCTTTGCGACCCACCGCATAGTCCCAAGGGTTTTCGCCATGCGGGAGAGCCATCTGGTTTTCTTCACCTCCTGGACGTAGGGCTCCACGAGCCCCCTGTAGATCTCAAGAGCGCGTTTCTCGTTGCCGTAGATCTTGAGTGCCACGTACGCCGCGGTCGCCGCCGCGGCGCCGGTGGACACGGCGTAGTAGATGCCCTCGCCGGTGGTGGCGTCTACAAGCCCGGCGGCTTCGCCGGCTAGAAGGACGTTTCCTCTGCCTAAGCCCGCGGTGTAGCCGAGGGAGAGGGGGTGCCCCAACACGGGGCCCGGCTTGTATCCGGCCCCCTCAGCGTACTCCACGACGAAGCTTCTCAGGTCTAGCCAGCTGCCCCAGCCGACACCGGCGCCTACGTTGGCGCCTCCCTCCAGGGGGAAGACCCAGGCGTAGCCCGCCCTGCCCGTTTTTCTCACGACGGCGTCGAAGTCGATTACGCACGTGTCTGTGGTCGGGCCCCTCGCTATTGTCATATACGCTATGGCGTGGCTCTTGTGCTGGCGGTAGTTCACAACGCCGATGGATCTAGCCACGGCGCTGGTGGCTCCGTCTGCCCCTATGACGACCCTCCCCTGGTACTCCCCGGCCCTCCCCAGGACCCTCCCCCCCTCTACCCCAAGCACGTGGTCTTTTATAAATTCGGCGTTGCTCTGCCTAAGGATGGCATAGTCGAACTCCGGCCTTCTCGTGATCAAGATAGGCTCTTTCCTAAGGACGTATCTATAGCCGGCAGCCCTGGTCTCTATGTTCTGGCACGACCCGTAGACGGGGTACTCAACGCCGAGTCTGTTCAACAGCTTCCACGTCCGGGGTGTTAACCCCCCGCCGCAGGGCTTCTCTCTCGGGGGCTGGAGCCTGTCGATAACCGCCGCCTTAAGCCCCAACCTAGCGGCTACCAACGCCGCTGTGGAGCCGGCCGGCCCCGCGCCGACTATAACCACGTCGTACACAGCTACACCATCTGTGGCGGTAAAATATTTTACCTACGCATCGGCGGCTGTCCGTGTGGAAAAACGCCAGCTGGTTCGAGGTGAAGTTTAGGTGTATCAAATGCGGCATCTGTTGCATAGGGACTGAGATGGAGCTGCTTGCCGACGACATAGCTCGTATAACGTCGAGGGGCTACAAACTGGAGGAATTCGCCGAGGAGCGAGACGGCGTGTATAGGCTGAAGAACGTCGACGGCCACTGCGTCTTCTACGACCCAAGCACCAGGAGCTGTAGGATCTACGACATAAGGCCCGTGGGGTGCCGCCTCTACCCCCTCATCTACGATGGGGAGAAGGTGGACGTGGATAGGACCTGCCCCACGTGGGACACGGTTCCGCAGGAGGAGATAAAGAGGCTGGGCAGATACGTCGTGGAGTTCCTTAGGGAGGCGGAGCTGACCAGGATAAAGATCAGGCTAAGGACTTGACCTCCTCCCCCCTCACAAGGGGGATTCCCAGGGCCTCGGCGAGCTTTTCGGCGTCTTCCAAGGGAAGCGCCTCTTGGCTTTCGCCAAGCGCCTCGATGATCACGAGAGCCGGCGGGAGCCCCGCGGCCTTGGCCAAGATCAGGGCCAGCTCTGTGTGGCCCCACCTAGCCCCCAGCCTGCCCCCGAGCACGGGGACGTGCCCCGGCATGTAGAAGCTTTTGGCGAACTCCTCTCTTGCGGCCTCCGGGTTCCTCAACGCGAGTTCCACAACCCTCGAGAGCTCTCTCACGGTGAGGGCCTTGTCTCTATCTCTAATGCCGGTTTTGGTTTTGACGTGGTTTACGTAGCCCATGAAGGCAGGCTCGTCGCCGTAGGGAGCCCGCGTGGAGAAGCCCCTCCTCCCGTAGTATTCGCTGAGGAACTCCAGCCCCAGCGCCTCGCCCACCTCCCTTGTCGTGACGAAGCAGAGTAGCCCTCCCGCGTTTCGCCTCAGCCAGTGGACTAGGGCTGGGGTGACCGCGTCGCCGCGTACCACGAAATCCACCTCAGCCTCTCTGCCGTCGCCGTCGTAGAGCATCACGAGGCGGCCTGCCCTAAGCGCCTTTATCGCCTCCTCGAGAAGCACAGTAAACTTAGGGTTCATCCTCTTATATTTTTTGTAAACTATTGTTTACATCTAACGCGGTATGTCAGCACCACCTCCTGCCCGCATTCGCACAGCTTTATGGAGGTGAGCGTTAGGGTGAAGGGGGCGTCCTCCTTCGTCGGGAAGCCGGCTCCCTCCACGAGGGAGACTCCGCTTCCGAAGACGTAGGGCGTCACGGTGAGCACTATCTCGTCGACGAGGCACTTAGATAGGAACTCCCAGTTCGTCCTCCCGCCTCCCTCCAACAGCGCCTTCCTCACGCCGCGTTGGTACAGGACGTTGAGAACCTCAGCTGGGTCCACTTGGTCGCCCTCCGCCACGTAGACCTCAACGCCCCGCGCCTTGAGCTCAGCCGCCTTCTCCGGCGGGGCTTTCCTGGTGGTGAAGACGATGGTGGGGGAGGAGGAGTCGAACATACGTAGGTCAGTTGGCGCCTTTAGGGATCCGTCGATTAGCACGCGGAGGGGGTTCCTCCCCTCCACGTATCTCACGGTGAGCCTGGGGTTGTCCACTATGGCTGTGTTTGCGCCCACTATCACGGCGTCGACGGCCGCCCTTAGTGCGTGTAGCCTTCTCAAGTCGTGGGGGCAGGAGAGGCGCGAGTAGCCCGTTTTACTCGCTATCCTGCCGTCTATGGTGGCCGCCGCGGCTAAATAGACGTAGGGCCTCATTTTACCACCTCCACGCCTTCTCTCCCGGCTGATCTAAGTCGGTCTAGTGCCCATGTGGCTCTTACGAAGGCGTTGTATGGCCTTTTCGCAACGCCGACGCCCACCCTCACCCTTAGATCTACGCCGTCTAATATGCTGTATATTGCGTTGGGGCTTGGGAGGAAAAGCGCTATGTTGTCCCCGCCGAGGTAGAAGGCCATGCAGCCGAGGTCTTTACACCTCTCCCCCAGCTGGCCGAGGAGCTTAACCACCTTGAGATACACGTCGAGAGGCCCGTTTCGCCTAGTCGCCTCGGTGCTGTTTATCACGTCCATATGCGCCACAACGGCTGGCGAGGCGGCTCCGCCCCCTCCTCCGCCGCATCTGAGGTAGGCCTCGTAGGGGGTTTCGCCGACGCCGAGGCAGAAGCCGGCCCCCACAGGCGAAGCCCTAGCCGCTTTCTCCACGGCGCGTTTTACGAGGTCGAGACTTACCCCGTTTACTAGGGCTATGTAGAAGTCGTATCTGAAGTGGTGGGGCAGAGCCCCCACGGCTGTGAAGCTCCTCCAGACGGCGGCCTGGATCCTGGATTGGACCTGCTGTATTATGTGCTCCCGGCGTGGGCCAAGGCTCTCGGTCCACTCCCTATAGCCCTTGAGCTCCACAACCACAACCCCGTGCACATCGCTGTAAACCTTAGTAGATATTTAAATGTGTAAGTTGTAAACTTCTGTTTACAGAAAGGGTTTATAGCGCAGAGGTGCCGCGGACTGTGGTCTGCGTGTTGCCCATCGGCTCATATGAGCAACACGGCCCGCACCTCCCCCCTACTGTAGACGCGGAGGTGGCTCTATACATCGCCTCTAGGCTGGCCGAGCGGTTCGGAGGCCGCCTCCTGCCGCCCATATACTACACCTGTAGCGACGAGCATAGGGCGTTTCCCCAGACCATATCTGTGAGGTGCCGAAGCTTCCTCCCATATCTAGAAGACGTGTTGAGATCGGCCGTGGAGAAATGCGGGAGAGTTGTGGCGGTGGTCGGCCACGGCGGGGTGTGGGAGGCCGTCAGCCTCACGGCCCAGCAGCTGAACTACGAGCTGGGGCCCTCGGTTTTGCCGATAAACGTGTGGGCCTACGCCGCCGTGAGAGACCACGCCGGGACAGACGAGACGAGCGTGTATCTGGCCATCGGGGGGAGGCTCACCGGCGACATGCCGGAGATCTGCGAAGGAGACGTCTCCCTATTCGGGAAGATGGCCGTAGACCGCTTTTCTAAAACCGGCGTTGTAGGCTGTCTCAAGCCGGGGGAGGTTTCGGCAGACAGAGGCAGGGAAGTTCTGGAAAAAGCGGTGCAAAAAATGGTGGAGCGGGTGGAGTGGTGGCTCAGCCGTTGCACTTCTTAAGGGCCTCCGTCAGCTCCTGAAGAGCCTTGACAAGCTCCCTAAGCCCCGCTATCTGTATCGTGACCGTGGCCAGTCCCCTCCCCTCTCCGTCTTCCTCCTTCAGCTCAGAGAGGATCTTCTCCAGCTCGTCCTCCTCCTCGTCTTCCCTTTTCTTCCTCTTTAGGATTGACACGTACTAATGGGTCTTTAAATCCAGCTGAAGGCTTATAAACAGCCCACGCGGCGAGAAGCGTGTTGGTGTACTTCTCAGAGGTGTTCAAAGGCCACGTGCCTCCCTACCGGCACCCCGAGGCGCCGGACCGGCTGGACTTCCTCATAGAGGGCGCGCGCGAGGCCGGGGCCGACATAAAAGAGCCGAGGATGAGGGAAGACGTCTGGCAACTCGTCGAGTCGGTACACGACAGGAGCTACGTAGAGCTGGTGAGGCGCTTGTGTAGAAAAGGCGATGTGCAGATAGACGGGGACACCTACGTGTCCGCCGGGACATGCGACGCGGCGGCGCTTGCGGTCTCTGCCGTGGTAGACGCCGTTGATAGAAAGGAGACGGCCTTGGTCGCGGCGAGACCCCCCGGCCACCACGCCGGCTTTGCGGGCAGAGCGCTTTCGGCGCCTAGCCAAGGCTTCTGCATATTCAACACCGCGGCCATCGGCGCTCTCTATGTGGGCGAGGGCGCCGCCGTGGTGGACATAGACGTCCACCACGGAAACGGCACACAGGAGATACTATACGACAGAGACCTGCTCTACATCTCCACACACCAGCACCCGCTAACCCTCTACCCAGGCACAGGCTATCCGGAGGAGGTGGGCGTGGGGAGGGGGGAGGGCTACAACGTGAACGTGCCGTTGCCCCCCCGCACCGGGGACGACCTCTACGCCAAGGCGGTAGACGAGGTGGTGGTTCCCGTCCTCAAGCAGTACGGCCCCCGCCTAATAATTATCTCCCTGGGATGGGATGCACACAGGGAGGACCCCCTCGCCGACATGAACCTCACCCTCAAGAGCTACCTATACGTCTTCGACGCCGTCTTACGCCTCCAAAAGCCGACCATCTTCCTCCTGGAGGGGGGCTACAACCGCGGCGTTATAAAGAGGGGCACCAAGGCCCTCGTAAGACTCGTTGACGCGGGCGAGTTCGCCCCAGGCGAAAGCCAGACATCCACCGACGGCCACACCGCGAAGAGGTACGAGGAGGTCATGAGGGAGGTGAAGAGCCACGTGGGGAGGTACTGGAGGTTATAGAAGCCTCTCGAGCTCCCTCCTCAAGATAGGTCCAACCCTCACCTCCGCGAACTCGTTGAGGATGGAGTCTGTACATATAAGCTTATCTAGGCAACTCCTCACCCTCTCCCGCGCGTCTTTGAGAAGCTGGCAGTGGGTCACCGCGGCGAATACGGCGGCGGCGCCCAGCGTTTTAGCAGATCTACAGGCGTCCACGAGGGTCCCGCCCGTGGACAATATGTCGTCGACTATAGCCACCTTTTTACCTCTGAGCTCCACGTCGTGTCGGGGGTAGAGGGCGATGGCGCCCGTCTCCCTATCTCTATACTTCTCGAAGTAGGTGTGGGATAC
This genomic interval carries:
- a CDS encoding ATP-dependent DNA helicase, with product MEPFPYGEFRPRQREIFERVYETLTAGGVLLINAPTGLGKTAAVLSAAVKYIAEGGGAVHYVVRTRSELEPPVRELSRIIQRGFGVDYAVIKSRQDMCCYPQLRRLSYLEFLAECNLLRSSGRCAYYPPRDVETPLKSVDAYVRFLCAAGSCPYEYAKERLARASLVISTYYYVFGRERPALWNKAVIVDEAHSLFEAVAHLHAVEIPESEVRAAYREAKKFGFLEEAAKIYGVLTFIRRTSGVIEVGDVLGLVGDLELDAAILEISRRKAERRLNPYTPLLLLKELREALRSGVRYFGEVKDGEGGRRLVLQPLDPATLVKNALRGVKSVVYLSGTLPVELFAEALGEAKYRYVDIPFGEYIPRQNYLAVVDIGVTTRYGERGEEMYVEIARRLAHAINISPGGVLAVFPSYEVLKGVKKYLRISIPHWYEGGEAGLGDLPDKFFIGAVARGRYTEGVEYVRDGRNLLSTVVVVGVPYPEPTPYLERRVEMLKPRLGEKAWGAVYLYQAVVAVRQAMGRLFRSPKDRGVLIFLDRRYAEPELWGALADVLQGSLVVNSVEEVLGEVERFLGGG
- a CDS encoding nicotinate phosphoribosyltransferase, with the translated sequence MFYTASPEDVVSGKTTDIYFLRTVEVLKNAGLTDVKVRAEFHLSSLPKDYRWGLFTGLKEVLELLRGRRVTVYAMPEGTAFYENEPVMVIEGPYLEFAVLETAILGILRHYSSISTKAARVKKAAGGKTCLFFGARALHPAVQPMADRAAYIGGCDGVATVKGAEMLGVKPSGTMPHALMIIFRAAMGDHTLAWLWFDRSVPPDVPRIVLADTFLDEREEALLAARMLGPRLHGVRLDTPGSRRGNMRRIVEEVRWALDLHGYRDVKIYVSGGLDEPQVAALRDVVDGFGVGTAIAFPPSIDLSMDIVEVEVGGRWVPITKRGKLPGFKQVYKCGSRRAVAKWGEPAPCGEPLLQKWIEEGALVKTPPSDSEIREYVLRQLAELE
- a CDS encoding YkgJ family cysteine cluster protein, coding for MWKNASWFEVKFRCIKCGICCIGTEMELLADDIARITSRGYKLEEFAEERDGVYRLKNVDGHCVFYDPSTRSCRIYDIRPVGCRLYPLIYDGEKVDVDRTCPTWDTVPQEEIKRLGRYVVEFLREAELTRIKIRLRT
- a CDS encoding 3,4-dihydroxy-2-butanone-4-phosphate synthase, yielding MNPKFTVLLEEAIKALRAGRLVMLYDGDGREAEVDFVVRGDAVTPALVHWLRRNAGGLLCFVTTREVGEALGLEFLSEYYGRRGFSTRAPYGDEPAFMGYVNHVKTKTGIRDRDKALTVRELSRVVELALRNPEAAREEFAKSFYMPGHVPVLGGRLGARWGHTELALILAKAAGLPPALVIIEALGESQEALPLEDAEKLAEALGIPLVRGEEVKSLA
- a CDS encoding 2,5-diamino-6-(ribosylamino)-4(3H)-pyrimidinone 5'-phosphate reductase, translating into MRPYVYLAAAATIDGRIASKTGYSRLSCPHDLRRLHALRAAVDAVIVGANTAIVDNPRLTVRYVEGRNPLRVLIDGSLKAPTDLRMFDSSSPTIVFTTRKAPPEKAAELKARGVEVYVAEGDQVDPAEVLNVLYQRGVRKALLEGGGRTNWEFLSKCLVDEIVLTVTPYVFGSGVSLVEGAGFPTKEDAPFTLTLTSIKLCECGQEVVLTYRVRCKQ
- a CDS encoding GTP cyclohydrolase IIa, giving the protein MHGVVVVELKGYREWTESLGPRREHIIQQVQSRIQAAVWRSFTAVGALPHHFRYDFYIALVNGVSLDLVKRAVEKAARASPVGAGFCLGVGETPYEAYLRCGGGGGGAASPAVVAHMDVINSTEATRRNGPLDVYLKVVKLLGQLGERCKDLGCMAFYLGGDNIALFLPSPNAIYSILDGVDLRVRVGVGVAKRPYNAFVRATWALDRLRSAGREGVEVVK
- a CDS encoding creatininase family protein, producing the protein MVCVLPIGSYEQHGPHLPPTVDAEVALYIASRLAERFGGRLLPPIYYTCSDEHRAFPQTISVRCRSFLPYLEDVLRSAVEKCGRVVAVVGHGGVWEAVSLTAQQLNYELGPSVLPINVWAYAAVRDHAGTDETSVYLAIGGRLTGDMPEICEGDVSLFGKMAVDRFSKTGVVGCLKPGEVSADRGREVLEKAVQKMVERVEWWLSRCTS
- a CDS encoding histone deacetylase family protein, encoding MLVYFSEVFKGHVPPYRHPEAPDRLDFLIEGAREAGADIKEPRMREDVWQLVESVHDRSYVELVRRLCRKGDVQIDGDTYVSAGTCDAAALAVSAVVDAVDRKETALVAARPPGHHAGFAGRALSAPSQGFCIFNTAAIGALYVGEGAAVVDIDVHHGNGTQEILYDRDLLYISTHQHPLTLYPGTGYPEEVGVGRGEGYNVNVPLPPRTGDDLYAKAVDEVVVPVLKQYGPRLIIISLGWDAHREDPLADMNLTLKSYLYVFDAVLRLQKPTIFLLEGGYNRGVIKRGTKALVRLVDAGEFAPGESQTSTDGHTAKRYEEVMREVKSHVGRYWRL